The Desulfococcus multivorans DNA window GCAACGGCCCTGATCTATCGGGATGAGCCCCTCCTGCCCCACTTCCTGTCCATAGGCGTCTGCCTTGCCGTGGGCGGCCTTCTTTTTCTGTCGCTCCGGGGGAAAAACGCCCGAAACGATTATGTCTCGCCCCGGGAGGGCATGGGGATCGTCGCCGTCGGCTGGATGGCCGTAGGGGCCTTCGGCGCACTGCCCTTCTACCTGGGCGGCCAGTTCGGCGGCATCACCGACTGCCTCTTCGAGTCGGTGTCGGGATTCACCACCACCGGCGCATCCATCCTGAGGGAGATCGAGCCGGTCTCCAAGGGAATGCTGTTGTGGCGGAGCTTCATCCAATGGCTGGGCGGCATGGGCATCATCGTCCTCTCCCTGGCCATCCTTCCCATCCTGGGGGTGGGGGGCATGCAGCTCTACAAGGCCGAAGTGCCGAGCCCGGTGCCGGACAAGCTCAAGCCCCGCATCCGCGACACGGCCATGATCCTCTGGAAGGTCTACGCCCTGATCACGGCGGTCGAGGTGGTGCTCCTGATGTTCGGCGGCATGGATCTCTTCGACGCCCTGAACCACGCCTTCACCACCCTGCCCACCGGCGGATTCTCGACGGAAAACGCCTCGGTGGCCCATTTCGACAGCGGTTACATCGACATGGTCATCACCCTCTTCATGCTGCTGGCCGGCATCAACTTCACCCTCCACTATCAGTTTCTCAAGGGGCAGACCCTGGCCTTCTGGCGGGATGCCGAGTGCCGCTTCTTTCTGGGGACGACCCTGTTCCTGACCCTCGTCATCGCCTTCGACATATTCGGCACCGTCTATGAGACGGCGACGGGGGCTTTCCGGTACAGCGTCTTCCAGGCGGCGTCCATCATCACCACAACGGGATTCGCCACGGCCGACTATGAACAGTGGCCTGCCATGTCCCAGATCATCCTGCTGCTGTGCATGTTCATCGGCGGCTCCGCCGGTTCGACGGGGGGCGGCATGAAATGCCTCCGGGTCATGGTCTGCTTCAAGTACTGCTACAAGGAACTCTTCTCCCTCATCCACCCCCATGCGGTCACCCACGTCAAGATCGCCGGCAAAACCGTGCCCGAGGACGTCGTGCGGAGCGTCCTCGGCTTTCTGGCCCTCTATATGATGCTTTTCGCCGTCGCCGTGGTCCTGCTGGCCGGGACCGGGGTCGATCTCGTCACCGCCTTCGGCGCCGTCGCCGCCGCCATCGGCAACATCGGCCCCGGCCTCGGCATGGTGGGCCCGGTGGAGAACTACGCCGACATCCCTCTTTTCGGCAAATGGATCCTCATCTGGTGCATGCTCCTGGGGCGCCTCGAGATCTACACCGTCATCATTCTGCTGGTGCCCGAGTTCTGGCGGAAATAAGCCCTGCCCCGGAGACCGTCGTGCCGCCGGGGACCCGCTTCCCGAAAAAACCGCGGACGCGACCTTTTTTTTATTGACAACCCCAACAGATCCGGATATAGAAGCGGGGTCTTTTTTTGAGGGCCGTTAACTCAGACGGTAGAGTATCTGCCTTTTAAGCAGAGAGTCGCTGGTTCGAGCCCAGCACGGCCCATAAGCCTTATCGGCCGTAAAAAAAGATGCACGTCCCCATCGTCTAGCCTGGTCCAGGACACCGGCCTTTCACGCCGGCAACAGGGGTTCGAATCCCCTTGGGGACGCCAATAGACAATTACATGATTTCCTATGTAATAGCCGCCTGAAGATCTTATCTTCGGGCGGCTTTTTTGTTGCGGACACAGATTCCGGACACAAAAATCTTCCCGGTTTGAACACCCCGCCTCGTCTTGCGGCCAAATGCGGGAACGCTGAAAACACGACCCCGTCCTGATTCAGGAGCCTCCATTACTGGGTGTTGCCGTCTAAGGCTGTCACCGGATACGCAGAAGAACCGAAGATGTATCTGCAGGGATTTTCACCCTGAAATACACGATTGAACGTATTGAGACTCTCACCCGGATATGGTAGGAAATTCTAAAATAGAATTCTGATACATACGCACTTCGATCCGTAGGATATGGTTCTCTCCGAGCCTGTTGCTGAAGCTGAATCCCTT harbors:
- a CDS encoding TrkH family potassium uptake protein gives rise to the protein MRWHYIFYVVGILLFFLGLFMLLPLATALIYRDEPLLPHFLSIGVCLAVGGLLFLSLRGKNARNDYVSPREGMGIVAVGWMAVGAFGALPFYLGGQFGGITDCLFESVSGFTTTGASILREIEPVSKGMLLWRSFIQWLGGMGIIVLSLAILPILGVGGMQLYKAEVPSPVPDKLKPRIRDTAMILWKVYALITAVEVVLLMFGGMDLFDALNHAFTTLPTGGFSTENASVAHFDSGYIDMVITLFMLLAGINFTLHYQFLKGQTLAFWRDAECRFFLGTTLFLTLVIAFDIFGTVYETATGAFRYSVFQAASIITTTGFATADYEQWPAMSQIILLLCMFIGGSAGSTGGGMKCLRVMVCFKYCYKELFSLIHPHAVTHVKIAGKTVPEDVVRSVLGFLALYMMLFAVAVVLLAGTGVDLVTAFGAVAAAIGNIGPGLGMVGPVENYADIPLFGKWILIWCMLLGRLEIYTVIILLVPEFWRK